In Triticum aestivum cultivar Chinese Spring chromosome 5B, IWGSC CS RefSeq v2.1, whole genome shotgun sequence, the following proteins share a genomic window:
- the LOC123114029 gene encoding uncharacterized protein, whose product MATDASPPPPRKSPGPQPAADPPEGASPLPAGYIFMCSGETRPECFRYRVLGLPRGRLDAVSRIRRGAALFLYDFHAKHLYGPYRADSDGGLALEPAAFQGRYPAQVKFVVDGDFMPIPESSIRSAIRENYSRGKFWPELTFTQVEKLRALFHPITSLPVPEAPPLHYVDNRHPAQSAAFLPPSASYPTQPTSYVYHPSTYVPTPAAHLVPNQPYPRPDSHLPVAAQYTTPAYYATPTAYPYQAGYQAYGPPPATYHYAQAPPLQYHYVQAQHPVPEHVTDPAYSSDPYYTANRNDPHRFDAVKSHYQETTGRAAYGAPLHEAAATNLQLVRHYGYAPGSPCSRRNPTAQC is encoded by the exons ATGGCGACGGACGCCTCCCCCCCTCCGCCGCGCAAGAGCCCGGGGCCTCAGCCGGCGGCGGACCCCCCTGAAGGCGCCTCGCCGCTGCCGGCCGGGTACATCTTCATGTGCAGCGGCGAGACCAGGCCCGAGTGCTTCAGGTACAGGGTGCTGGGCCTGCCGCGCGGGAGGCTGGACGCCGTCTCCCGGATCAGGCGCGGCGCCGCGCTCTTCCTCTACGACTTCCACGCCAAGCACCTCTACGGGCCCTACCGCGCCGACTCCGACGGTGGCCTCGCCCTCGAGCCCGCCGCCTTCCAGGGCCGCTACCCTGCCCAG GTCAAATTTGTGGTTGATGGTGATTTCATGCCTATCCCAGAGAGTAGCATAAGAAGTGCCATAAGAGAGAATTATTCCCGTGGGAAATTTTGGCCTGAACTTACCTTTACGCAA GTTGAGAAACTGAGAGCATTGTTCCATCCAATTACTTCACTGCCAGTGCCAGAGGCACCACCCCTGCATTATGTTGACAACAGGCATCCCGCTCAATCTGCTGCTTTTCTGCCTCCTTCAGCTTCATACCCAACACAGCCAACTTCTTATGTGTATCACCCAAGCACTTATGTTCCTACTCCAGCTGCTCATCTGGTGCCAAATCAACCATACCCACGCCCAGATTCTCACCTTCCAGTGGCTGCTCAATACACCACACCTGCTTATTATGCAACCCCAACCGCGTATCCGTATCAAGCAGGTTATCAAGCATATGGTCCACCTCCTGCCACCTACCACTACGCCCAAGCGCCTCCTTTGCAATATCACTATGTGCAAGCCCAACACCCTGTGCCAGAACATGTTACAGACCCTGCCTATTCCTCTGATCCCTACTATACTGCTAATCGGAATGATCCACATCGATTTGATGCTGTGAAATCTCATTACCAGGAAACTACAGGGAG AGCTGCCTATGGTGCACCACTACATGAAGCAGCCGCGACGAACCTGCAACTCGTCAGGCACTATGGGTACGCTCCAGGCAGCCCGTGCAGCCGGAGGAACCCCACAGCCCAGTGCTGA
- the LOC123117515 gene encoding chaperone protein dnaJ A7A, chloroplastic: MALPAQVAASRLLLPPSRRLTSAPSPAPPLLRSGPGPGSCRWTRRASVRVRAGAGGGGGRRRESPHEVLGVAPSASPAEIKRAYRRLALKYHPDVNKEADAQAKFLRIKHAYNTLMNSEIRSKHAEAEEEFDWLAAIIESMEAFQFQDSDDELDFDWRPEGLWEHVFAYSLIISMLIYVLI; the protein is encoded by the exons ATGGCGCTGCCGGCGCAGGTCGCCGCCTCGcgtctcctcctccctccctcgcgCCGGCTCACGTCGGCTCCGAGTCCGGCGCCTCCTCTCCTCCGCTCTGGCCCTGGCCCCGGCTCCTGCCGGTGGACGCGGCGGGCGAGCGTGCGGGTCCGcgcgggcgccggcggcggaggcgggcgaaGGAGGGAGTCCCCGCACGAGGTGCTCGGCGTGGCGCCGTCGGCGTCGCCCGCGGAGATCAAGCGCGCGTACCGGCGCCTCGCGCTCAAGTACCACCCGGACGTCAACAAGGAG GCGGATGCTCAGGCGAAGTTCCTGAGGATCAAgcacgcctacaacacgctgatgAACTCGGAGATCCGATCCAAGCACGCCGAGGCAGAAGAGGAGTTCGATTGGCTCG CGGCTATCATTGAAAGCATGGAAGCATTTCAGTTTCAGGACTCGGATGATGAGCTGGATTTCGACTGGAGACCTGAAGGCCTGTGGGAACATGTGTTTGCGTATTCTCTAATTATATCCATGCTTATCTACGTTCTCATATAA